A stretch of the Leptospiraceae bacterium genome encodes the following:
- a CDS encoding alpha/beta fold hydrolase: MRTKHSYTEAIDGQQTVEYYRHLHEVRTKDGMKLVMTQKIPVNQKPKASVMLVHGLGQNRYTWTQTKRSFEHFLVANGFQTFNVELRGHGMSRANGSEHPESFECYLNWDIPAFIEEITELSHDKKIFYIGHSLGATISYCIGADFQDKLAGIIGIAGPYNMGKGNPYMKALGQSLEGLKGIIPLHRILPETFYIDLIGLLASHGLELIDNDSFPIPVHVWYPESIERDILKERVRRGFDRTSLSVVSLLIEWTAKGRLFNSENNRDYEKHIEDIQIPFCFIAGNDDYVVSPEDVNEAYLKAGSNDKVFKIFGSKDTFPKFGHIDLISGKAAPANSWKYMLEWLDSRI, from the coding sequence ATGAGAACCAAGCATAGCTATACAGAAGCCATTGACGGACAACAGACAGTAGAATATTACAGACATCTACATGAAGTAAGAACAAAAGACGGGATGAAGCTGGTCATGACCCAGAAGATTCCTGTTAACCAGAAACCCAAAGCTTCCGTGATGCTGGTTCACGGACTCGGACAGAATCGTTATACCTGGACACAGACAAAACGTAGTTTTGAACATTTCCTCGTAGCCAATGGTTTTCAGACTTTCAATGTAGAGCTACGCGGTCACGGCATGAGCCGTGCCAATGGAAGTGAGCACCCGGAATCTTTCGAGTGTTACCTGAATTGGGATATACCGGCTTTCATAGAAGAAATTACGGAACTCTCCCACGATAAGAAAATTTTTTATATCGGTCATAGCCTCGGAGCAACCATTTCATACTGCATTGGTGCTGATTTTCAGGATAAACTTGCAGGGATTATCGGCATAGCCGGCCCGTATAATATGGGAAAAGGCAACCCGTATATGAAAGCTCTCGGGCAGAGTCTGGAAGGTCTGAAGGGTATTATTCCGTTACACCGCATTCTTCCTGAGACTTTTTATATAGACCTTATCGGTTTGCTTGCATCTCACGGACTTGAACTTATTGACAATGACAGTTTTCCGATACCCGTGCATGTCTGGTATCCGGAGAGTATAGAAAGAGATATTTTGAAAGAAAGAGTTCGCCGGGGTTTTGATAGAACCAGTCTCTCTGTTGTGTCTTTACTCATTGAGTGGACGGCTAAGGGAAGACTTTTTAACTCGGAAAATAATCGAGACTACGAAAAACACATCGAAGATATACAAATTCCTTTTTGTTTTATCGCCGGAAATGATGACTATGTGGTTTCTCCTGAAGATGTAAACGAAGCCTATTTAAAAGCCGGTTCAAATGATAAGGTTTTTAAAATATTCGGAAGTAAAGATACGTTTCCGAAGTTCGGACATATTGACCTGATTAGCGGAAAAGCGGCTCCTGCAAACTCCTGGAAGTATATGCTCGAATGGTTAGATTCGAGAATATAG